The following proteins come from a genomic window of Achromobacter deleyi:
- a CDS encoding phosphomannomutase/phosphoglucomutase has translation MADNAQFPSSVFKAYDIRGTVPDLIDARFARSLGAALAAVAHDQGVQTLVVGRDGRLSSEMLSQALQEGMLEGGVDTLDIGQVPTPLVYFATHIMQTGSGVAITGSHNPPKYNGFKMMMGGRALYGEDVQALARRMNGAADAPAARTGVRRELDLVAAYIARVASGVKLARPMKIAIDCGNGVAGAIAPKLFRALGCEVTELFCEVDGTFPNHHPDPAEPKNLQDLIHCLATTDCELGLAFDGDGDRLGVVTKSGQIIWPDRQLVLFARDVLERNPGATIIYDVKCSRHVGLSVQAAGGEPLMWKTGHSLVKAKLAETGAPLAGEMSGHIFFKERWYGFDDGLYTGARLLEIVSRHADAGAPLEALPQDVSTPELKLEMEEGQPFTLVQALQEQGQFPGAVRVVTIDGVRAEYPDGFGLARPSNTTPVVVLRFEAQTAEALARIQGDFRRELAKLAPDASLPF, from the coding sequence GTGGCCGACAACGCGCAATTCCCCTCCTCCGTCTTCAAGGCGTATGACATCCGCGGCACCGTGCCGGATCTGATCGACGCGCGCTTTGCCCGATCGCTGGGCGCCGCGCTGGCCGCGGTCGCGCACGACCAGGGCGTGCAGACGCTGGTGGTGGGCCGCGACGGCCGCCTGAGCAGCGAGATGCTGTCGCAGGCGCTGCAGGAAGGCATGCTGGAGGGCGGCGTCGATACCCTGGATATCGGACAGGTGCCCACGCCGCTGGTGTACTTCGCCACCCACATCATGCAAACCGGCTCGGGCGTGGCCATCACCGGCAGCCACAACCCGCCCAAGTACAACGGCTTCAAGATGATGATGGGCGGCCGCGCCCTGTATGGCGAGGACGTCCAGGCCCTGGCGCGCCGTATGAACGGCGCCGCCGACGCGCCCGCCGCCCGCACCGGCGTGCGCCGCGAGCTGGATCTGGTGGCCGCGTACATCGCGCGCGTCGCCTCGGGCGTGAAGCTCGCCCGCCCCATGAAAATCGCGATCGACTGCGGCAACGGCGTCGCCGGCGCCATCGCCCCGAAGCTGTTCCGCGCCCTGGGCTGCGAGGTCACCGAGCTGTTCTGCGAAGTGGACGGCACCTTCCCCAACCACCATCCCGACCCGGCCGAACCGAAGAACCTGCAGGACCTGATCCACTGCCTGGCCACCACCGACTGCGAACTCGGCCTGGCCTTCGACGGCGACGGCGACCGCCTCGGCGTGGTGACCAAGTCCGGCCAGATCATCTGGCCCGACCGCCAGCTGGTGCTGTTCGCCCGCGACGTGCTGGAACGCAATCCCGGCGCCACCATCATCTACGACGTCAAGTGCAGCCGCCATGTCGGGCTGTCGGTGCAGGCGGCGGGCGGCGAGCCCCTGATGTGGAAGACCGGCCACTCGCTGGTCAAGGCCAAGCTGGCCGAGACCGGCGCGCCGCTGGCCGGCGAGATGAGCGGCCATATCTTCTTCAAGGAACGCTGGTATGGCTTCGACGACGGGCTCTACACCGGCGCCCGCCTGCTGGAAATCGTGTCGCGCCACGCCGATGCCGGCGCGCCGCTGGAGGCCCTGCCGCAGGACGTCTCGACCCCGGAATTGAAGCTGGAAATGGAAGAAGGCCAGCCGTTCACGCTGGTGCAGGCGCTGCAGGAGCAGGGCCAGTTCCCCGGCGCTGTGCGCGTGGTCACCATCGACGGCGTGCGCGCCGAGTATCCCGACGGCTTCGGCCTGGCGCGCCCCTCCAACACCACGCCGGTCGTGGTGCTGCGCTTCGAGGCGCAAACCGCCGAGGC
- a CDS encoding BPTD_3102 family carboxylase-like protein: MGAKVSTVTSSGGARRRRGPPTDFVGPAAGRERRLDVHVFVSPEGELATGRAWERCVWRDARVLIAECPAPHLPASVESALRGIAASVARDRAWQGMGTVAFSLDDRSGVFRVIRAEAQPRSGAAVADFEPVAAHALEVRIDGCADRHMPCTHLLVCGATRGEALRRAYRALSEMPGPAGVDRAFLMNRIASRAYCTGLTGTRLDQAVG; the protein is encoded by the coding sequence ATGGGAGCCAAAGTATCCACAGTCACGTCATCGGGCGGCGCCAGGCGCAGGCGCGGGCCGCCCACGGACTTCGTCGGGCCGGCGGCCGGGCGGGAACGCCGGCTCGACGTTCATGTATTCGTATCGCCCGAGGGCGAACTGGCCACGGGCCGCGCCTGGGAGCGCTGTGTCTGGCGCGACGCCCGCGTGCTGATCGCCGAATGCCCGGCGCCGCATCTGCCGGCCTCGGTCGAAAGCGCCTTGCGCGGGATCGCCGCCAGCGTGGCGCGGGATCGCGCCTGGCAGGGCATGGGCACGGTGGCCTTTTCGCTGGATGACCGCAGCGGCGTGTTCCGCGTGATCCGCGCCGAGGCCCAGCCGCGTTCGGGCGCCGCCGTGGCCGATTTCGAGCCGGTCGCGGCGCATGCGCTGGAAGTGCGCATCGACGGTTGCGCCGATCGCCACATGCCGTGCACGCACCTGCTGGTGTGCGGCGCCACCCGCGGCGAAGCGCTGCGGCGCGCCTATCGCGCCCTGTCCGAAATGCCCGGCCCCGCCGGCGTGGACCGGGCGTTCCTGATGAACCGCATCGCCTCGCGCGCCTATTGCACGGGCCTGACGGGCACGCGCCTGGACCAGGCGGTCGGCTAA
- a CDS encoding FAD-binding oxidoreductase, producing the protein MTLLSELQTLLGESHVLTGADAEPFALDWRRRYRGQALAVVRPGSTQEVADAIKLCARHGVPVVPQGGNTGLCGGATPDGSGSAVVLSTARLNRVRALDTDNDTITVEAGCILQAVQQAAADAGRLFPLSLAAEGSCTIGGNLATNAGGTQVLRYGNTRDLALGLEVVTAEGEIWNGLRGLRKDNTGYDLRDLYIGSEGTLGIITAATLKLFPRPVASCTALLTLDSIDNAVELLSRARAGFGAALTGFELMSGDCLQAVVRLFPQQRLPFDGASAASPWFALLELSDSESEAHARERFETVLGEAIEAGLVNDAAIAANVAQSKALWHLRESIPLAEAELGKSVKHDVSIPISAIAGFVHQTNGLLQARFPGVRHVIFGHLGDGNLHYNVANAPGQTEAELLALQSDIYGVVHDSVHAHAGSISAEHGVGQLKRDELPRYKSPVELALMRRIKRALDPQGLMNPGKVLQA; encoded by the coding sequence ATGACCTTGCTGAGCGAATTGCAGACCCTCCTGGGCGAGTCCCATGTGCTGACCGGCGCCGATGCCGAACCTTTCGCGCTGGACTGGCGCCGCCGCTATCGCGGCCAGGCGCTGGCCGTGGTGCGGCCCGGCTCCACGCAGGAAGTGGCCGATGCCATCAAGCTGTGCGCGCGTCATGGCGTGCCGGTGGTGCCGCAGGGCGGCAATACCGGCCTGTGCGGCGGCGCCACGCCCGACGGCTCGGGCAGCGCCGTGGTGCTGTCCACCGCGCGCCTGAACCGGGTGCGCGCGCTCGATACCGACAACGACACCATTACCGTGGAAGCCGGCTGCATCCTGCAGGCCGTGCAGCAGGCCGCCGCCGACGCCGGCCGGCTGTTTCCGCTGAGCCTGGCGGCCGAGGGCAGCTGCACCATCGGCGGCAACCTCGCCACCAACGCCGGCGGCACCCAGGTGCTGCGCTACGGCAACACGCGCGACCTGGCGCTGGGGCTGGAAGTGGTCACCGCCGAGGGCGAGATCTGGAATGGCCTGCGCGGCCTGCGCAAGGACAACACCGGCTACGACCTGCGCGATCTCTACATCGGCAGCGAAGGCACGCTGGGCATCATCACCGCGGCCACGCTCAAGCTGTTCCCGCGGCCGGTGGCGTCCTGCACCGCGCTGCTGACGCTGGACAGCATCGACAACGCGGTCGAGCTGCTGTCGCGCGCCCGCGCCGGCTTCGGCGCCGCGCTGACCGGCTTCGAACTGATGAGCGGCGACTGCCTGCAGGCGGTGGTGCGCCTGTTCCCGCAGCAGCGCCTGCCGTTCGACGGCGCGTCCGCCGCCTCGCCGTGGTTCGCGTTGCTGGAGCTGTCCGACAGCGAAAGCGAGGCGCATGCGCGCGAACGCTTCGAGACGGTGCTGGGCGAGGCCATCGAGGCCGGCCTGGTGAACGACGCGGCCATCGCCGCCAACGTCGCCCAGAGCAAGGCGCTGTGGCACCTGCGCGAAAGCATTCCGCTGGCCGAGGCCGAGCTGGGCAAGTCGGTCAAGCACGACGTCTCGATTCCGATCTCGGCCATCGCCGGTTTCGTGCACCAGACCAACGGCCTGCTGCAGGCGCGCTTTCCCGGCGTGCGCCATGTGATCTTCGGCCACCTGGGCGATGGCAACCTGCACTACAACGTCGCCAACGCGCCGGGCCAGACCGAGGCCGAACTGCTGGCGCTGCAAAGCGATATCTACGGCGTGGTGCACGACAGCGTGCATGCGCATGCCGGCTCCATCAGCGCCGAGCACGGCGTCGGCCAGCTCAAGCGCGACGAGCTGCCGCGCTACAAGAGTCCGGTCGAGCTGGCCCTGATGCGCCGCATCAAGCGCGCGCTCGACCCGCAAGGCCTGATGAATCCCGGCAAGGTGCTGCAAGCCTGA
- a CDS encoding response regulator transcription factor produces MAASPAAGANHRILIVEDDHIIAGNLYTFLEARGFLPDVAYSGPAALKRLEEQRFDAMILDIGLPGMDGHAVLHTVRADRRLPLPVLVLTARDSLDDKLAGFSHGADDYLTKPFALLEVEARLLALIQRAKGSTVDTVRVFGDLSYDTRSRVVSIGGKPVHLTRKAIIILEALLRDPGRVVSREELESQLWGSEPPSSDALRSQVHLLRRALADAGFDGIETMHGTGWRLVTAERGA; encoded by the coding sequence ATGGCGGCCAGTCCCGCAGCGGGTGCGAATCACCGGATCCTGATCGTCGAGGACGATCACATCATCGCCGGCAATCTGTACACCTTCCTGGAAGCGCGCGGTTTCCTGCCGGACGTGGCCTACAGCGGCCCCGCCGCGCTCAAGCGCCTGGAAGAGCAGCGGTTCGACGCGATGATCCTGGACATCGGCCTGCCCGGCATGGACGGCCACGCGGTCCTGCACACCGTGCGCGCGGACCGGCGCCTGCCGCTGCCGGTGCTGGTGCTGACGGCGCGCGACAGCCTGGACGACAAGCTGGCCGGTTTCTCCCATGGCGCCGACGACTACCTGACCAAGCCCTTCGCGCTGCTCGAGGTCGAGGCGCGCCTGCTGGCGCTGATCCAGCGCGCCAAGGGCTCGACCGTGGACACGGTGCGGGTGTTCGGCGACCTGTCCTATGACACCCGCAGCCGCGTTGTGTCGATCGGCGGCAAGCCGGTGCACCTGACGCGCAAGGCCATCATCATCCTGGAAGCGCTGCTGCGCGATCCGGGCCGGGTGGTGTCGCGCGAGGAACTGGAATCGCAATTGTGGGGCAGCGAGCCGCCGTCGTCCGACGCCCTGCGCAGCCAGGTCCACCTGCTGCGCCGCGCCCTGGCCGACGCCGGCTTCGACGGCATCGAGACCATGCACGGCACCGGCTGGCGCCTGGTGACGGCGGAGCGCGGCGCATGA
- a CDS encoding sensor histidine kinase, which produces MSRIAGSGTLTQRVVWALTGTVALFVTALALLAYLTFDQMEDDLVNDILNTEMDRLVQHARTSDQFLPRRGARELGGSMRAWLSVDGEAPVGMPEEIRGLDNGLHLIEPGAYTWHVMVADTGNGKVYLLYDATDNEERVHDFGLIVLGVGAICVVGAYALSRRVAAVAVGPLLDLTDRLSTWAPGAPDLAVTRDDEAGRLIEAFNRVQNQVDRSIAREREFAGNLSHEVRTPLAAIRSDSELMLLTQDLTSDQRQRLTRVIDNVDDVIVCLESARAMARDQMRPPEPVDLSECMLDAWRGYETQAGMAELRFDNVIPADHIRILDRYALLTVLRNLVRNAVEHAAPATLTASLGADGALQLSDDGKGIATDDLPFLFRRYYSGRLRDSGTAGRDETARGLGLAIAKRVCDMQGWTLTVDSSREGPQRGTRFTLRLDAAGGAA; this is translated from the coding sequence ATGAGCCGGATCGCGGGCAGCGGGACCCTGACGCAACGGGTGGTGTGGGCGCTGACCGGCACCGTGGCGTTGTTCGTGACCGCGCTGGCCCTGCTCGCCTACCTGACGTTCGACCAGATGGAAGACGATCTGGTGAACGACATCCTCAACACCGAAATGGACCGCCTGGTGCAGCATGCCCGCACCAGCGACCAGTTCCTGCCACGCCGCGGCGCCCGCGAACTGGGCGGCTCGATGCGCGCCTGGCTCAGCGTCGACGGCGAGGCGCCCGTCGGCATGCCGGAGGAAATCCGCGGGCTCGACAACGGCCTGCACCTGATCGAGCCCGGCGCCTACACCTGGCACGTGATGGTGGCCGACACCGGCAACGGCAAGGTCTACCTGCTGTATGACGCCACCGACAACGAAGAGCGGGTGCACGATTTCGGCCTGATCGTGCTGGGGGTCGGCGCGATCTGCGTGGTCGGGGCCTACGCCCTGTCGCGGCGGGTGGCGGCGGTGGCGGTGGGTCCCTTGCTGGACCTGACCGACCGCCTGTCGACCTGGGCGCCCGGCGCGCCCGACCTGGCCGTGACCCGCGACGACGAGGCGGGCCGGCTGATCGAGGCCTTCAACCGGGTGCAGAACCAGGTCGACCGCTCGATCGCGCGCGAACGCGAGTTCGCCGGCAACCTCAGCCACGAGGTGCGCACGCCGCTGGCCGCGATCCGCTCCGACAGCGAACTGATGCTGCTGACCCAGGACCTGACGTCCGACCAGCGCCAGCGGCTGACGCGGGTGATCGACAACGTCGACGACGTCATCGTCTGCCTGGAAAGCGCCCGCGCCATGGCCCGCGACCAGATGCGCCCGCCCGAGCCGGTCGACCTGTCCGAATGCATGCTGGACGCCTGGCGCGGCTACGAGACCCAGGCCGGCATGGCCGAACTGCGTTTCGACAACGTCATCCCGGCGGACCACATCCGCATCCTCGACCGCTACGCGTTGCTGACCGTCCTGCGCAACCTGGTGCGCAACGCGGTCGAACATGCGGCGCCGGCCACGCTCACGGCCAGCCTGGGCGCCGACGGCGCACTGCAGTTGAGCGACGACGGCAAGGGCATCGCGACGGACGACCTGCCATTCCTGTTCCGCCGTTACTACAGCGGCCGCCTGCGGGATTCGGGCACGGCCGGGCGCGATGAAACCGCGCGCGGCCTGGGGTTGGCCATCGCCAAGCGGGTCTGCGACATGCAGGGCTGGACGCTGACGGTGGATTCGTCGCGCGAGGGGCCGCAGCGCGGCACCCGTTTCACCTTGCGCCTGGACGCGGCGGGGGGCGCGGCGTAG
- a CDS encoding phosphatase PAP2 family protein, with protein sequence MSPISPPAAVRPTPAFYFSTHVLGVTLMLACLAWWVNVSGLDLAIARALFSVPLDDFPLHTNRWLELVGHRMVLALPIGMALGAIGVAAASYRIPAWRHLRGAALAVAATCIVGQLAVTQLKHHTTLPRPFDLETLGGYTPYPLSWWTWDRAKAGGALPSGHAGAGYSMLTLYFAGWAAQRPGWRWWGLAVGIAAGVGFSIVRVLQGAHFLSQTLWSAALMWLLAALFFWPVLRGPTASRGPARMPGVQFSSTPGSHSENAGT encoded by the coding sequence ATGTCACCCATTTCTCCGCCAGCGGCCGTCCGGCCGACGCCCGCTTTCTACTTTTCCACGCATGTCCTCGGGGTGACGCTGATGCTGGCGTGCCTGGCATGGTGGGTCAACGTCTCAGGCCTGGACCTGGCCATCGCCCGCGCCCTGTTCAGCGTGCCGCTGGACGACTTCCCCCTGCACACCAACCGCTGGCTCGAACTGGTCGGCCATCGCATGGTGCTGGCCCTGCCCATCGGCATGGCGCTGGGCGCGATCGGCGTGGCCGCGGCCAGCTACCGCATTCCCGCGTGGCGCCACCTGCGCGGCGCCGCGCTGGCGGTGGCGGCGACCTGTATCGTGGGGCAGCTGGCCGTCACGCAGCTCAAGCACCACACCACCCTGCCGCGCCCCTTTGACCTCGAGACGCTGGGCGGGTACACCCCGTATCCGCTGTCATGGTGGACCTGGGATCGCGCCAAGGCGGGCGGGGCGCTGCCGAGCGGCCACGCCGGCGCCGGCTACTCGATGCTGACCCTGTATTTCGCCGGCTGGGCCGCGCAGCGGCCCGGATGGCGCTGGTGGGGGCTGGCCGTGGGCATCGCCGCGGGCGTCGGGTTCTCGATCGTGCGCGTCCTGCAGGGCGCGCATTTCCTGAGCCAGACGCTGTGGTCGGCGGCCCTGATGTGGCTGCTGGCCGCACTGTTCTTCTGGCCGGTGCTGCGGGGCCCGACCGCCTCGCGCGGCCCGGCCCGCATGCCCGGGGTTCAATTCAGCAGCACGCCCGGCAGCCACAGCGAGAACGCCGGCACGTAG
- a CDS encoding TRAP transporter large permease, whose product MALTLLSFTFMGFLVIGVPVAFAIGLSSITAIMYEDLPLAVAFQQMTSGMNAFSFLAIPFFIFTGELMLYGGIADRIVAFAKSLVGHVRGGLGMSNVVACTLFGGVSGSPVADVSAMGSVMIPMMKREGYHADYAVNVTTHAALVGALMPTSHNIIIYTLAAGGKVSIAALIAAGVVPALILTLCNLAAAYFVARSRGYPAGTFPGWHIVARSLVAATPGLFVVVLIIVGILSGVFTATESAAVAVLYALALTVFVYRSLTWDQFVRAASKAVKTTGVVLLLIGISATFGYLISFYGVAEKTGELMASVSTSPWAIFLMVNVILFVLGTFLDMAATILICTPIFLPICMQYGMGPVQFGMVMLLNCALGLNTPPVGTTQFVGCAIGGVSVGTVMRTIWPFYGALLAALALVTYVPAFSLWLPGVLLN is encoded by the coding sequence ATGGCGCTGACCCTACTCTCGTTCACCTTCATGGGCTTCCTGGTGATCGGCGTGCCGGTGGCGTTCGCCATCGGGCTGTCGTCCATCACCGCGATCATGTACGAGGACCTGCCGCTGGCGGTGGCCTTCCAGCAGATGACCTCGGGCATGAATGCGTTTTCGTTCCTGGCCATCCCGTTCTTCATCTTCACCGGCGAACTGATGCTGTACGGCGGCATCGCCGACCGCATCGTCGCCTTCGCCAAGTCGCTGGTGGGCCACGTGCGCGGCGGCCTGGGCATGTCCAACGTGGTGGCCTGCACGCTGTTCGGCGGCGTGTCGGGCTCGCCGGTGGCGGACGTGTCGGCGATGGGCTCGGTGATGATCCCGATGATGAAGCGCGAGGGCTACCACGCCGACTACGCGGTCAACGTCACCACCCACGCGGCGCTGGTGGGCGCGCTGATGCCGACCAGCCACAACATCATCATCTACACGCTGGCGGCGGGCGGCAAGGTGTCGATCGCGGCGCTGATCGCGGCCGGCGTGGTGCCGGCGCTGATTCTGACGCTGTGCAACCTGGCGGCGGCGTATTTCGTGGCCCGCAGCCGCGGCTATCCGGCCGGCACGTTTCCCGGCTGGCACATCGTGGCGCGCTCGCTGGTGGCCGCGACGCCGGGGCTGTTCGTGGTGGTGCTGATCATCGTGGGCATCCTGAGCGGGGTCTTCACCGCCACGGAATCGGCCGCGGTGGCCGTGCTGTACGCGCTGGCGCTGACGGTCTTCGTCTACCGCTCGCTGACCTGGGACCAGTTCGTACGGGCCGCCAGCAAGGCGGTCAAGACGACCGGCGTGGTGCTGCTGCTGATCGGCATCTCGGCCACCTTCGGCTACCTGATCAGCTTCTACGGCGTGGCGGAAAAGACCGGCGAGCTGATGGCGTCGGTGTCCACCAGCCCGTGGGCGATCTTCCTGATGGTCAACGTGATCCTGTTCGTGCTGGGCACGTTCCTGGACATGGCCGCGACCATCCTGATCTGCACCCCGATCTTCCTGCCGATCTGCATGCAGTACGGCATGGGGCCGGTGCAATTCGGCATGGTGATGCTGCTGAACTGCGCGCTGGGGCTGAACACGCCGCCGGTGGGCACCACACAGTTCGTGGGGTGCGCCATCGGCGGGGTCTCGGTCGGCACCGTGATGCGGACCATCTGGCCATTCTACGGCGCCTTGCTGGCGGCGCTGGCGCTGGTCACCTACGTGCCGGCGTTCTCGCTGTGGCTGCCGGGCGTGCTGCTGAATTGA
- a CDS encoding TRAP transporter small permease — protein MLATSTHDPDVAAGGRAHAPAAPLDVFSRGCARLARLCMWTSVFGLVCLIIAVTLQIFGRHVLNSTPTWAESLALLLVLYVTMLGAAVGVRDAGHIGFESLVDALPAAGQRRLKIFIHLLVLLFGALMAWNCALLAESVWAYKIPNLGISNGWKYVPAALSGVLIALFSIEHIIALLRNQKVVPAWR, from the coding sequence ATGTTGGCTACCTCCACCCATGACCCGGATGTCGCGGCGGGGGGCCGGGCGCATGCCCCGGCTGCCCCGCTGGACGTCTTTTCCCGCGGCTGCGCCCGGCTGGCGCGCCTGTGCATGTGGACCAGCGTGTTCGGGCTGGTCTGCCTGATCATCGCGGTCACCTTGCAGATCTTCGGCCGCCACGTGCTGAACAGCACCCCCACCTGGGCCGAGAGCCTGGCGCTGCTGCTGGTGCTGTACGTCACCATGCTGGGCGCCGCCGTCGGCGTGCGCGACGCCGGCCACATCGGCTTCGAGTCGCTGGTCGACGCCTTGCCGGCGGCCGGCCAGCGGCGTTTGAAGATATTCATCCACCTGCTGGTGCTGCTGTTCGGCGCGCTGATGGCGTGGAACTGCGCCCTGCTGGCCGAATCCGTGTGGGCCTACAAGATTCCCAATCTTGGCATCTCCAACGGCTGGAAATACGTGCCCGCGGCCCTCTCCGGCGTACTGATCGCGCTGTTCTCGATCGAGCACATCATCGCCCTGTTGCGCAACCAAAAGGTGGTACCGGCATGGCGCTGA
- a CDS encoding TRAP transporter substrate-binding protein, with translation MLRPTLTRAILAAAALLTLIPATHAAELRSADIHPDDYPTVQAVRQFGELVKQRTNGRITIKVYAGGALGNEDDSIEQVKMGALAMARVSSAAMHNICQTTRVPSLPFLFRSKDHLHKVLDSELGEQILKSCESAGFVGLAWYDSGSRSMYTRNKPIKTLADAKGLKIRVQQSDLSVAMVEAMGGNATPMPMGEVYTSLKTGLVDAAENNYPSYESAHHYEVAKYYALTEHTMTPEMLIFSKRQWDKLSAEDQKILREAARESVPYMRKLWDEREQKSRAVVEKAGSQIIEVDKASFQAAMKPVYDRFVTTPDMKDLVAKIQAVQ, from the coding sequence ATGTTGCGCCCGACCCTGACCCGCGCCATCCTGGCCGCGGCCGCTTTGCTGACGCTGATTCCCGCCACCCATGCCGCCGAGCTGCGCTCCGCGGACATCCATCCCGACGATTACCCCACCGTGCAAGCCGTGCGCCAGTTCGGCGAACTGGTCAAGCAGCGCACCAACGGCCGCATCACCATCAAGGTGTACGCCGGCGGCGCGCTCGGCAATGAAGACGACTCGATCGAGCAGGTGAAGATGGGCGCGCTGGCCATGGCGCGCGTGTCCAGCGCGGCCATGCACAACATCTGCCAGACCACCCGCGTGCCGTCGCTGCCATTCCTGTTCCGCTCCAAGGATCATCTGCACAAGGTGCTCGACAGCGAACTCGGCGAACAGATCCTGAAGTCCTGCGAGTCGGCCGGCTTCGTCGGCCTGGCCTGGTATGACAGCGGCTCGCGCTCGATGTACACGCGCAACAAGCCGATCAAGACGCTGGCCGACGCCAAGGGCCTGAAGATCCGCGTGCAGCAGTCGGATCTGTCGGTGGCGATGGTGGAAGCCATGGGTGGCAACGCCACGCCGATGCCGATGGGTGAGGTCTACACCTCGCTCAAGACCGGCCTGGTGGACGCGGCCGAGAACAACTATCCGAGCTACGAAAGCGCGCACCACTACGAGGTCGCCAAGTACTACGCGCTGACCGAGCACACCATGACACCGGAAATGCTGATCTTCTCGAAGCGGCAATGGGACAAGCTGTCGGCCGAGGACCAGAAGATCCTGCGCGAGGCCGCGCGCGAATCGGTGCCCTACATGCGCAAGCTGTGGGACGAGCGCGAACAGAAGTCGCGCGCGGTGGTCGAGAAGGCCGGCTCGCAGATCATCGAGGTGGACAAGGCCTCGTTCCAGGCGGCGATGAAGCCGGTGTACGACCGCTTCGTCACCACGCCGGACATGAAAGACCTGGTCGCCAAGATCCAGGCCGTCCAATAA
- a CDS encoding SMP-30/gluconolactonase/LRE family protein, with protein sequence MATSAERIGTLLCGVGESPVWRAADQAFHWTDIPGRALWRWTPASDRLDHWTLPQMAGCLAPRGDGWLLAMEDGLYACGPLVAGQPCQPRPLAPVRHGAPGMRFNDGRCDRQGRFLAGTMVMDMGLARNAGKLYRHAPGQPLEAIVDDLIVPNGLAFSPDGRTMYLSDSHPSRQVVWAFDYDIDSGLPRNRRVFIPKLPAGRPDGAAVDADGGYWICGNEAGRIYRYTPDGRLDRSLDVPAARVAMCAFGGPDLDLLLVTSIRPADAAPDSAAGAVFALRPGARGLEETASAG encoded by the coding sequence ATGGCAACCTCTGCCGAACGCATCGGAACCCTGCTTTGCGGCGTGGGCGAAAGCCCCGTGTGGCGCGCTGCCGACCAGGCGTTCCACTGGACCGACATCCCCGGCCGCGCGCTGTGGCGCTGGACGCCCGCCAGCGACCGGCTCGATCACTGGACGCTGCCGCAGATGGCCGGCTGCCTCGCCCCGCGCGGCGACGGCTGGCTGCTGGCGATGGAGGACGGCCTGTACGCCTGCGGGCCGCTCGTGGCCGGCCAACCCTGCCAGCCGCGGCCGCTGGCGCCGGTGCGCCATGGCGCGCCCGGCATGCGCTTCAATGACGGCCGCTGCGACCGCCAGGGCCGCTTCCTGGCCGGCACCATGGTCATGGACATGGGCCTGGCCCGCAACGCCGGCAAACTGTATCGCCATGCGCCCGGCCAGCCGCTGGAAGCGATCGTCGACGACCTGATCGTGCCCAACGGCCTGGCCTTCAGCCCCGACGGCAGGACCATGTACCTGTCCGACTCGCACCCGTCGCGGCAGGTGGTCTGGGCCTTCGACTACGACATCGACAGCGGCCTGCCGCGCAACCGCCGCGTCTTCATCCCGAAACTGCCGGCCGGCCGGCCCGACGGCGCCGCCGTCGACGCCGACGGCGGCTACTGGATCTGCGGCAACGAAGCCGGCCGCATCTACCGCTATACGCCGGACGGCCGCCTCGACCGCAGCCTGGACGTCCCGGCCGCCCGCGTCGCCATGTGCGCCTTCGGCGGGCCGGACCTGGACCTGCTGCTGGTCACGTCCATCCGCCCCGCGGACGCCGCCCCCGATTCCGCCGCCGGCGCCGTCTTTGCCCTGCGCCCCGGCGCGCGGGGCCTGGAGGAAACCGCAAGCGCCGGTTAG